A genomic region of Pelodiscus sinensis isolate JC-2024 chromosome 19, ASM4963464v1, whole genome shotgun sequence contains the following coding sequences:
- the RACGAP1 gene encoding rac GTPase-activating protein 1, whose amino-acid sequence METAMLNLWNLFDHLMRQAEFLNEGSEYQFIQLAKNFEEFRKKWQKADHELARYKDLLMKTETERSALDVKLKHARNQVDVEIKRRQRAEADCEKLERQIQLIRELLMCDASGSIQLSEEQKSALAFLNRPQPSTRGSGNRRLSTIDESGSILSDISFDKTEDSLDWDSSLVKAVKLKKREKRRSSRQFIEGPPGPLKKTRSIGSTVDQGNESIVAKTTLMVPNDGGPIEAISTIQTIPYHLRSRRKTASLQPWNSDSSLGSRQLESRSETDGSSTPQSNGGMRLHEFVSKTVIKPESCVPCGKRIKFGKLSLKCRDCRVVTHPECRDRCPLPCIPTLTGTPLRVGEGTLMDFVPMTPPMIPSIIVHCVNEIEQRGLHETGLYRISGCDRTVKELKEKFLRGKTVPLLSKVEDIHAICGLLKDFLRSLKEPILTFRLNKTFMEAAEIIDEDNSVAAMYQAVGELPPANRDTLAFLMIHLQRVAQSPDTKMDITNLSKVFGPTIVAHAVPDPDPMTLLQDTKRQPKVVERLLSLPVEYWSQFMMVEQENIDPAHIIENSNAYSTPQTPDVKVSMLGPLTTPEQQLTKTPSSSSLSQKVRSTFSRSTPKFGSKSKSATNLGRQGNFFASPLLH is encoded by the exons AGTTTATACAGTTggcaaagaactttgaagagttccgaaaaaagtggcagaaGGCAGATCACGAGCTGGCCAGGTACAAGGATCTTCTGATGAAAACAGAAACTGAGCGTAGTGCTCTGGATGTGAAGTTGAAACATGCTCGCAATCAGGTGGATGTGGAGATCAAGCGAAGACAGCGAGCAGAAGCAGACTGCGAGAAGCTG GAGCGGCAGATCCAGCTGATTCGAGAACTACTGATGTGTGATGCATCTGGCAGTATTCAGCTAAGTGAAGAACAGAAAAGTGCCCTGGCCTTCCTTAACAGGCCTCAACCTTCTACTAGGGGTTCTGGGAACAGAAG ACTTTCAACAATAGATGAATCTGGCTCAATTCTATCAGACATCAGCTTTGACAAGACTGAAGATTCATTG GATTGGGATTCCTCTTTGGTGAAGGCTGTCAAActgaagaagagagagaaacGG CGTTCTTCCAGACAGTTCATAGAAGgccccccaggtcctttaaaaaaaacccgatCAATTGGCTCCACAGTGGATCAG GGAAACGAGTCTATAGTTGCAAAGACAACACTTATGGTCCCTAAtgatggtggcccaattgaagccATCTCCACTATTCAGACTATACCTTATCATCTCAGAAGCCGGAGGAAGACAG CCAGTTTGCAACCCTGGAATAGTGACTCAAGCTTGGGCAGTAGGCAGCTGGAATCCAGATCGGAAACTGATGGATCTAGCACTCCACAGAGCAATGGGGGGATGAGACTGCATGAATTTGTATCAAAGACG GTTATCAAGCCAGAGTCATGTGTTCCATGTGGCAAGCGGATAAAGTTTGGGAAACTGTCCCTAAAGTGCCGGGACTGCCGTGTGGTGACTCACCCAGAATGTCGGGACCGATGTCCTCTTCCCTGCATCCCAACATTAACAGGCACTCCTCTCAGAGTTGGAGAG GGAACGCTGATGGACTTTGTGCCCATGACTCCGCCGATGATTCCTTCTATTATAGTTCATTGTGTGAATGAGATTGAGCAGCGAGGGTTACATGAG ACAGGCCTGTACCGAATTTCTGGCTGTGACCGGACAGTGAAAGAGCTGAAAGAGAAGTTCCTTAGAGGGAAGACTGTACCCCTGCTCAGCAAAGTGGAGGATATCCATGCCATCTGTGGCCTTCTTAAAGACTTCCTACGCAGCCTAAAGGAACCCATTCTCACTTTCCGGCTGAACAAGACTTTTATGGAGGCAGCAG aaatTATAGATGAAGACAACAGTGTGGCTGCCATGTACCAGGCTGTTGGTGAACTCCCTCCGGCCAACAGAGACACACTTGCTTTTCTCATGATTCACCTTCAGAG AGTGGCTCAGAGCCCAGACACTAAAATGGACATCACCAACCTGTCCAAAGTCTTTGGCCCCACAATAGTTGCCCATGCTGTGCCTGATCCTGACCCCATGACACTATTGCAGGACACTAAACGACAACCCAAG GTGGTAGAGCGGCTGCTGTCACTGCCTGTGGAGTACTGGAGCCAGTTCATGATGGTGGAGCAAGAAAACATTGACCCAGCGCATATAATTGAAAATTCCAATGCCTATTCCACTCCTCAAACGCCAGATGTTAAAG TGAGCATGCTGGGTCCTCTCACTACTCCAGAACAGCAACTAACAAAGACTCCATCATCTAGCTCCCTGTCCCAGAAGGTCCGATCTACATTCAGCAGGAGTACCCCGAA ATTTGGGAGCAAAAGTAAGTCTGCCACCAACCTTGGACGCCAGGGAAACTTCTTTGCCTCTCCTCTGCTGCACTAA